Proteins from a genomic interval of Centroberyx gerrardi isolate f3 chromosome 23, fCenGer3.hap1.cur.20231027, whole genome shotgun sequence:
- the LOC139932345 gene encoding leucine-rich melanocyte differentiation-associated protein has protein sequence MFSPSFSPYWNPALLGQLERLSTLILDCNNYTSHVKFPYMPSVTTVCLNKNKINNLPVFVEEIRRKFPNLKILSMMNNEAAPSYFNGGSLTQYKDYRQYVISQIPGLEILDDTEVLEKERAQARKTYRIQQSSKGSRKRREIHR, from the exons ATGTTTTCTCCTTCATTCAGTCCCTACTGGAACCCGGCTCTGTTGGGTCAGCTGGAGCGGCTCAGCACTTTGATTCTGGACTGCAACAACTACACGTCCCATGTGAAGTTCCCCTATATGCCAAGCGTCACCACCGTGTGCCTCAACAAGAACAAGATCAACAATCTCCCCGTCTTTGTGGAAGAAATCCGTCGGAAGTTCCCAAACCTCAA GATCCTCAGTATGATGAACAATGAGGCAGCGCCAAGCTATTTCAATGGAGGGAGTCTGACCCAGTACAAAGACTATAG ACAGTATGTCATCAGCCAAATCCCAGGGCTGGAGATTTTGGACGACACCGAGGtcctggagaaggagagagcccAAGCTAGAAAAACCTACAGAATTCAGCAGAGCAGTAAAGGCAgtagaaagaggagggagattCATcggtga